From the genome of Geminocystis herdmanii PCC 6308, one region includes:
- a CDS encoding FitA-like ribbon-helix-helix domain-containing protein, whose protein sequence is MATIIIENVPDELIAQIQVLAEQNTQSINDKLLSILKQAIEKPRISIKFLSSPEIDRTWENKCKSVPQLQDQIDSISRINPQDYGLPDSTALIREDRER, encoded by the coding sequence ATGGCAACAATAATTATCGAAAATGTTCCCGATGAATTAATCGCGCAGATTCAAGTACTTGCTGAACAAAACACTCAATCTATTAATGATAAATTGCTCTCTATTTTAAAACAAGCAATCGAAAAACCTCGAATTTCCATAAAATTTTTGAGTTCTCCTGAAATCGATCGTACTTGGGAAAACAAGTGCAAAAGCGTACCGCAATTACAAGATCAAATTGATAGTATTTCCCGTATTAATCCTCAAGATTATGGACTTCCTGACAGTACCGCATTAATCAGAGAGGATCGAGAAAGATGA
- a CDS encoding amino acid adenylation domain-containing protein — MTNIIYVQNFFENINKNYLKNYAVLTENEALTYEELDQKSNQLAHYLHSLNIDKNQEVIVGVCLERKANLIISLLGILKAGFAYVPLDPSYPKNRLEFMINDSQLSVIITQESLQNNLPDYTGIMVNLDKNKDTINQGSIEKIELLLDDNKLAYIIYTSGSTGIPKGVEILHKNTVAFINWAINFYSFSQLKGVLASTSICFDLSIFEIFAPLSVGGTVILVDNILHLPESPHAKQVTLIDTVPSAIASICKINGIPNSVTTVNLAGEALSNNIVQQVYLFKHIQQVFNLYGPSEDTTFSTVALIPRGYDDIPPIGKPISQTEVFLLDDKLQIVGEGQLGEIYLTGAGIARGYRNRQDLTAERFLVNPFSDNLNSKMYKTGDIGVYLPDGQLKFVGRNDQLVKIRGFRVELGEIEATLEKHPNINKAVVILHKFSTEDQRLIAYITLKIPTENEQIIPAILGYLKTKLPVHEIPSKFIILTEFPQTLNGKIDRKSLPLPPQENPRKTAYIEPTNPIEIKLVDIWQNVFSVDYIGINDDFFDLGGDSLKAIIVIDEINTYFNSNISIDQFLQNTTIHSLVKHIPFKKSINLSKDELNLIKYDSILPSNIFPENKLIHNQKNCNAFLTGATGVLGVYLLSELLINTDYQIYCLVRGKNEKDGLDRIKNKLINNNLWQEKYLDRIIPIIGDLAERNLSLSSEKIEQLAQEIDLIFHCGAWVNIVYPYASLRNANVNGTKEIIKLACKNKTKPIFYISTTDVFSSEKITFIKTDEIPDGHFLCGGYAKSKYVAERLLLQARSRGIPVTIFRPSNIINFNQPASSFNAEFIPRMLKGCQQLSAFPDMKALVNLIPVDYISKTIVYLSQQELSLNNSFNLVNPYPIKWATLLQWIKNNHPNIKIISYEKWYEQLQYTVRSKVDNELTPFLTLLKSENFLQRSLGSFDFEQDKTLENLFNIIACPCIENQLLKTYFEDYFT; from the coding sequence ATGACTAATATTATTTATGTTCAAAACTTTTTTGAAAATATTAACAAAAACTATCTAAAAAACTATGCTGTTTTAACGGAGAATGAAGCTCTTACCTATGAAGAATTAGATCAAAAATCTAATCAATTAGCTCATTATTTACATAGTTTAAATATAGATAAAAATCAAGAAGTTATTGTCGGAGTTTGTTTAGAAAGAAAAGCTAATTTAATCATTTCTTTACTAGGTATTTTAAAGGCAGGATTTGCTTATGTGCCCCTTGATCCTAGCTATCCTAAAAATAGGTTAGAATTTATGATTAATGACTCTCAATTATCTGTAATTATTACCCAAGAATCTCTACAAAATAATTTACCTGATTATACAGGTATCATGGTTAATTTAGATAAAAATAAAGATACTATTAATCAAGGTTCGATCGAAAAAATAGAATTATTACTAGATGATAATAAACTAGCTTATATTATTTATACTTCTGGATCAACAGGCATCCCTAAAGGTGTGGAAATTCTCCATAAAAACACCGTTGCTTTTATTAATTGGGCAATAAATTTTTACTCTTTTTCACAACTAAAAGGGGTTTTAGCTTCCACTTCTATCTGTTTTGATTTATCGATATTTGAAATTTTTGCACCCTTGAGTGTTGGCGGTACAGTCATTTTAGTCGATAATATTTTACATCTTCCCGAATCTCCCCACGCCAAGCAAGTCACCCTCATTGATACTGTACCCAGTGCGATCGCATCTATATGTAAAATTAATGGTATTCCAAACTCCGTAACCACCGTAAACCTTGCAGGAGAAGCCTTATCGAATAATATTGTTCAACAAGTTTACTTGTTTAAACATATCCAACAGGTATTTAACTTATATGGACCTTCTGAGGATACCACTTTTTCCACCGTTGCGCTCATTCCCAGAGGCTATGACGATATTCCCCCCATTGGTAAGCCCATTTCTCAAACGGAAGTTTTTTTGTTAGATGATAAGTTGCAAATTGTCGGGGAAGGGCAATTGGGAGAAATATACTTAACAGGGGCAGGTATTGCGAGGGGTTATCGCAACCGTCAAGACTTAACCGCCGAAAGATTTTTAGTTAATCCTTTCAGTGATAACCTCAACTCAAAAATGTACAAAACGGGAGATATTGGGGTATATTTGCCTGATGGACAATTAAAATTTGTCGGTAGAAATGATCAATTAGTTAAAATTAGGGGTTTTCGTGTCGAATTAGGGGAAATTGAAGCTACTTTAGAGAAGCATCCTAATATTAATAAAGCCGTTGTTATTTTACATAAATTTAGTACAGAAGATCAACGATTAATTGCTTATATTACTTTAAAAATTCCTACGGAAAATGAACAAATCATTCCTGCTATTTTAGGATATTTAAAAACAAAATTACCTGTCCATGAAATTCCTTCTAAATTCATAATTTTAACCGAATTTCCTCAAACTTTAAATGGTAAGATCGATCGAAAATCTTTACCTTTACCTCCTCAAGAAAATCCCCGTAAAACCGCTTATATAGAGCCGACAAATCCCATAGAAATTAAGTTAGTTGATATTTGGCAAAATGTTTTTAGCGTTGATTATATAGGCATTAATGATGACTTTTTTGATTTAGGAGGAGATTCTTTAAAGGCAATTATAGTCATAGATGAAATTAATACTTATTTTAACTCAAATATTTCCATTGATCAATTTTTACAAAATACTACTATTCACTCTTTAGTTAAACATATTCCCTTTAAGAAATCCATTAACTTATCTAAAGATGAATTAAATTTAATTAAGTATGATTCGATTTTACCTTCAAATATTTTTCCTGAAAATAAATTGATTCATAATCAAAAGAATTGTAATGCTTTTTTGACGGGGGCAACAGGAGTATTAGGGGTATATTTATTATCGGAACTTTTAATTAATACTGATTATCAAATATATTGTTTAGTAAGAGGAAAAAATGAAAAAGATGGTTTAGATAGAATCAAAAATAAATTGATTAATAATAATCTTTGGCAGGAAAAATATCTCGATCGAATTATTCCTATTATCGGAGATTTAGCTGAAAGAAATTTAAGTTTATCTTCAGAAAAAATAGAGCAATTAGCCCAAGAAATAGACTTAATTTTTCATTGTGGTGCTTGGGTAAATATCGTTTATCCTTACGCTTCTTTAAGAAATGCCAATGTAAACGGCACAAAAGAAATAATTAAATTAGCCTGTAAAAATAAAACCAAACCTATTTTTTATATCTCCACAACGGATGTTTTTTCTTCAGAAAAAATTACCTTTATTAAAACCGATGAAATCCCCGATGGACATTTTTTATGTGGAGGTTATGCTAAAAGTAAATATGTAGCTGAAAGATTATTGTTACAAGCTCGATCGAGGGGAATTCCTGTTACAATTTTTCGCCCTAGTAATATCATTAATTTTAATCAACCTGCCTCATCTTTTAATGCTGAATTTATTCCCAGAATGTTAAAAGGTTGTCAGCAATTATCCGCTTTTCCTGACATGAAAGCCCTTGTTAATCTTATCCCAGTGGATTATATTAGTAAAACGATCGTCTATTTATCTCAACAAGAATTATCCTTAAATAATAGTTTTAATTTAGTTAATCCTTACCCCATAAAATGGGCTACTTTGTTACAATGGATTAAAAATAATCATCCAAATATCAAAATTATTTCTTATGAGAAATGGTATGAACAATTACAGTACACAGTTCGATCGAAAGTCGATAATGAATTGACACCCTTTTTAACATTACTTAAATCTGAAAATTTCTTACAACGATCGTTAGGTTCATTTGATTTTGAACAAGATAAAACCTTAGAAAATCTCTTTAATATCATTGCTTGTCCTTGCATAGAAAACCAACTATTAAAAACCTATTTTGAAGATTATTTTACCTAA
- a CDS encoding type II toxin-antitoxin system Phd/YefM family antitoxin, giving the protein MQFVSATEAKQTFGTIINQAQREPIVIQKKNRDVAVILSIEDYQRITRSNIREFQEFRANIGRKAEDRGLTEEKLQELLEDD; this is encoded by the coding sequence ATGCAATTTGTCTCTGCCACAGAAGCCAAACAAACTTTTGGCACAATCATAAATCAAGCACAGCGTGAACCTATTGTAATTCAGAAAAAAAATCGTGACGTTGCAGTTATTCTGTCTATAGAAGACTATCAAAGAATAACTCGAAGCAATATTCGGGAATTTCAAGAATTTAGAGCAAATATTGGACGTAAAGCAGAAGATAGAGGTTTAACGGAAGAAAAATTACAAGAATTATTAGAAGATGATTAA
- a CDS encoding Zn-binding domain-containing protein — MEGLYACINPECPEASLHPQYPDKPKGYGKLYLNSKTECDRCGSPVIELSSCRKCGQAYGLTYLDKKDQLSILPRSLEAIEDNNSVYVLTSGELDSITNDEGDDLNDSDTEKEEISIGSFTIAKEKSDNNWLGKNFPNPPQSSSNEWVLHWHIPPKSKNCQGGFLKKCPACNAQPREKSPLSRFISYTDAPLEVMIDSLFELLAEENTTEKYTRRKLLTFSDGRQDAAFFASDFQRTHTETLYRQLVWKAFEEVENNGIASVNQVKDKLVKYFLEISIPHPDRISENHHRSYVANDSNEETPVNPKDCKDKAEKRAKELLLREFALPSARRFSLEALGLLSCHLDFDDYREFLEDLTARFNLNSDDNYAEAKIFITGLTNILRLYGAIDLQGSSNYFPETGGIQGGMPSRLDGKGRSQFYVKLQRETKDKNVVSFLPTMNKDNEPTKRQNQLVSFYYNFFNEKYPSRENLTWLFDRLLNVGIFVKYEDGRQLNWNLFNLHKTNQDWHQCNSCQQIFSIPQLAKIINKSNVNIDRCHAPKCDGKLKSLNPQTLPDDHYRYIITQRQIFPLRSQEHTAQLGTEELANRENRFRQGKINLLSCSTTLEMGVDIGELQAVVMRNFPPHVSNYQQRAGRAGRRTDGVAITLMYGQRRPHDRYYFEKPIKLINGKNLVPKLDTDNYEIQKRHIRAELLAEYLRMRLNKGAEKITLGNFFGLSDDFYSMSDITEDCILSQLMEWLSTKSAEIVIEKWLDLLGSKKSLNQFREGFKQDLETFQQEKLNDWNSLTSILEELKESISQTRDRKERKSLEIKRDRIEQELEKIQKTSLHEELAKASILPIYGFPIDVVQLMTIDSGEYWQKQGKHRLQRDRRLALGEYAPGQEIVVDDRVHVSVGVLNPDKLPIRYYWVCSACNYFVTNTTKENYDRCPICEALPKSANEKQSRPYKIPKAFVTDWNETPKVTPYSKPTRQPTSQVFLIPEETENNTEKKYPVFELSIVQGGKFFLSNQGHLDKGKGIKNKGFPLCKFCGRDLSDQISNTEKDTKSRRKTSKDISHTHPITGNECKGRYEETHLGHEFRSDLIKIRFTSKVKPPSLYTKVIHLNSGGEITSDGTTENNHTGLDFWRSITYALLAGSAQIIDVPRSELDGLFRPLENGETEIVIYDNVPGGAGYSKRIAQYFPEILTRTYELMRSCDCSSSCYDCLRTYTNQLFHHQLDRTLILDFLKQIIINL, encoded by the coding sequence ATGGAAGGATTATACGCCTGTATTAATCCAGAATGCCCAGAAGCCTCCCTTCATCCTCAATACCCCGATAAACCCAAGGGTTACGGAAAACTATACTTGAATAGTAAAACAGAGTGCGATCGATGTGGTTCACCCGTGATAGAATTATCCAGTTGTCGTAAATGTGGACAAGCCTACGGATTAACCTATTTAGACAAAAAAGATCAATTAAGTATTTTACCTCGTTCTTTAGAGGCAATAGAAGACAATAATTCCGTTTATGTTTTGACATCAGGAGAATTAGATAGTATCACCAACGATGAGGGAGACGATTTAAACGACTCCGACACCGAAAAAGAGGAAATTTCCATCGGTAGTTTTACTATTGCTAAAGAGAAAAGCGATAATAATTGGCTAGGGAAAAATTTTCCTAATCCTCCTCAATCATCTTCTAATGAATGGGTTTTGCATTGGCATATTCCCCCTAAATCAAAGAATTGTCAAGGAGGTTTTCTCAAAAAATGCCCTGCTTGTAACGCCCAACCAAGGGAAAAATCTCCCCTGAGTCGCTTTATTTCCTATACCGATGCACCTTTAGAGGTAATGATTGATAGTTTGTTTGAGTTATTAGCCGAAGAAAACACCACCGAAAAATATACCCGACGCAAATTACTGACTTTTTCCGATGGCAGACAGGATGCCGCCTTTTTTGCCTCCGATTTTCAACGCACCCATACCGAAACTCTTTATCGTCAACTGGTGTGGAAGGCTTTTGAAGAAGTGGAAAACAATGGAATTGCTTCCGTTAACCAAGTCAAGGATAAGCTAGTAAAGTATTTTTTAGAAATTTCTATCCCTCATCCTGACAGAATTTCAGAAAATCATCACCGTAGCTATGTTGCCAATGATAGCAATGAGGAAACCCCTGTTAATCCGAAAGATTGTAAAGATAAAGCGGAGAAAAGAGCAAAAGAGTTGTTATTGCGAGAATTTGCTTTACCATCCGCTAGACGATTTTCCCTTGAGGCGTTAGGTTTACTCAGTTGCCATCTTGATTTTGATGATTATAGAGAGTTTTTAGAGGATTTAACCGCTAGATTTAACTTAAATAGTGATGATAATTACGCCGAAGCCAAAATTTTTATCACGGGTTTAACCAATATTTTAAGACTATACGGGGCGATCGATCTGCAAGGTTCATCTAATTACTTCCCCGAAACAGGAGGCATTCAAGGAGGTATGCCTTCTCGTCTTGATGGTAAGGGGCGATCTCAATTCTATGTGAAGTTACAAAGAGAAACAAAAGATAAAAATGTCGTGTCTTTTTTACCTACAATGAATAAAGATAATGAACCAACGAAGCGACAAAATCAATTAGTATCTTTTTACTATAACTTTTTTAATGAAAAATATCCCTCACGGGAAAATTTAACATGGTTATTCGATCGACTCTTGAATGTTGGTATATTTGTTAAATACGAAGACGGCAGACAACTTAACTGGAATTTATTTAATCTCCACAAAACGAATCAAGACTGGCATCAATGCAATTCCTGTCAACAAATTTTCTCTATTCCTCAATTAGCTAAGATAATTAATAAATCCAATGTGAATATCGATCGTTGTCATGCCCCTAAATGTGATGGTAAACTAAAATCATTAAATCCTCAAACTTTGCCTGATGATCATTATCGCTATATCATCACTCAACGGCAAATCTTTCCACTGCGATCGCAAGAACACACCGCCCAACTAGGTACAGAAGAACTAGCTAACCGAGAAAACCGTTTCCGTCAAGGAAAAATCAATCTGTTGAGTTGTTCGACTACCCTAGAAATGGGGGTGGATATAGGGGAATTACAAGCAGTGGTAATGCGCAATTTTCCTCCCCATGTCAGTAACTATCAACAACGGGCAGGAAGGGCGGGAAGACGCACTGATGGTGTAGCCATAACCTTAATGTATGGGCAACGTCGTCCCCACGATCGATATTATTTTGAAAAACCGATAAAATTAATTAACGGTAAAAATCTAGTACCCAAATTAGACACGGATAACTATGAGATTCAAAAACGCCACATTCGAGCGGAATTGTTAGCGGAATATTTGCGGATGAGATTAAATAAGGGTGCAGAAAAGATTACTCTAGGAAACTTTTTCGGTTTATCGGATGATTTTTATTCCATGAGTGATATAACTGAAGATTGTATTCTGTCTCAATTGATGGAATGGTTATCTACCAAGTCAGCAGAAATTGTGATCGAAAAATGGTTAGATTTACTAGGTAGTAAAAAATCATTAAACCAATTTAGAGAAGGATTTAAACAGGATTTAGAGACATTTCAACAGGAAAAGCTCAACGACTGGAATAGTTTAACATCCATTCTTGAAGAACTAAAAGAATCTATTTCCCAGACTAGAGATAGAAAAGAAAGAAAATCATTAGAAATAAAGCGCGATCGCATCGAACAGGAATTAGAAAAAATCCAAAAAACTTCTCTCCATGAGGAGTTAGCCAAAGCTAGTATTTTACCGATTTATGGTTTCCCTATTGATGTTGTACAGTTAATGACTATTGATAGTGGAGAATATTGGCAAAAACAAGGAAAACACCGACTGCAAAGGGATAGACGTTTAGCGTTAGGAGAATACGCGCCCGGACAAGAAATTGTGGTGGACGATCGAGTTCATGTTAGTGTAGGAGTATTAAACCCCGATAAATTACCCATTCGTTACTATTGGGTTTGTTCTGCTTGTAACTATTTTGTCACGAATACCACTAAGGAAAATTATGATCGATGCCCTATCTGTGAAGCATTACCGAAAAGTGCCAATGAGAAACAATCGCGCCCTTATAAGATACCAAAAGCCTTTGTGACGGATTGGAATGAGACACCGAAAGTTACTCCCTACAGTAAACCGACTCGACAACCCACTTCTCAAGTTTTCCTGATACCCGAAGAAACGGAAAATAATACAGAGAAAAAATATCCCGTGTTTGAATTAAGTATAGTGCAAGGAGGAAAATTCTTTTTATCCAATCAAGGGCATTTAGATAAGGGTAAAGGCATTAAAAATAAAGGTTTTCCCCTCTGTAAATTCTGTGGTAGAGATTTAAGTGATCAAATTTCCAACACCGAAAAAGACACGAAAAGTCGCAGAAAAACATCAAAAGATATTAGTCATACTCACCCCATTACAGGAAATGAATGTAAAGGAAGATACGAAGAAACCCATTTAGGGCATGAATTTAGAAGCGATTTAATCAAAATCCGTTTTACATCTAAAGTAAAACCTCCCAGTCTATATACCAAAGTTATTCACCTTAATAGTGGTGGGGAAATTACCTCTGATGGTACAACAGAAAACAATCATACTGGACTTGACTTCTGGCGATCGATCACCTATGCTTTATTAGCAGGGTCAGCTCAAATAATTGATGTACCGAGAAGCGAATTAGATGGTTTATTTCGCCCTTTAGAAAACGGTGAAACAGAAATTGTCATCTATGATAATGTACCCGGAGGAGCAGGATATAGTAAACGTATCGCCCAATATTTCCCCGAAATTCTAACAAGAACTTATGAACTAATGAGATCCTGTGATTGTAGCAGTAGTTGTTATGACTGTTTACGAACTTATACAAATCAACTGTTTCACCATCAGCTCGATCGAACCTTGATTTTAGACTTTTTGAAACAAATTATCATAAACCTCTAA
- a CDS encoding DEAD/DEAH box helicase, which yields MSHYLDPISAVTQPRENLIRYLLTAYPLRDVHLRYGFQQLLEKWGNISQHPYVEGSQPYKTGSNLRELVAENILHPTILDLFNVDRTLYQHQELAIKTVVKDNKNIVVATGTGSGKTECFLIPMMDYLLKNPHGGVQALILYPMNALVNDQVKRLRQILCQQSTENHLIRFGFYTSRTETSEKQALEALKIELEATPRDELLALFRDEDNAHKITRKEDLVKSAIEKVTRIQAISREEIWDKPPQILVTNYSMLEHMLIRPKERQEIFESSPHFSLLVVDEAHSYTGSTGTEVSMLIKRLKSAVGIQEEGKMRGIATSATLGDKNKPESKQQIKEFANSLFSESFEDNIIYGDRTSIDERLGKPYPLPEAEIYQHLASLELPSLNDSLDTWQEALSSIVPSHILKQTVGVEQCSTQKNPSTHKHPYLNYCN from the coding sequence ATGTCTCACTATCTTGATCCCATTTCCGCCGTTACCCAACCCCGTGAAAACTTAATTCGTTATCTTCTCACCGCTTATCCTTTAAGAGATGTTCATTTACGATATGGTTTTCAACAGTTATTAGAAAAATGGGGTAATATTAGTCAACATCCTTACGTTGAAGGTTCACAACCCTATAAAACAGGCAGTAATCTAAGAGAATTAGTCGCAGAAAATATCCTCCATCCTACTATACTAGATTTATTTAACGTCGATCGAACCCTCTACCAACATCAAGAATTAGCTATTAAAACCGTTGTTAAAGACAATAAGAATATAGTTGTAGCAACGGGTACAGGTTCGGGAAAAACCGAATGTTTTTTAATTCCCATGATGGATTATCTCCTCAAAAATCCCCATGGAGGAGTACAAGCATTAATACTTTATCCCATGAATGCCCTTGTTAATGATCAAGTGAAAAGATTACGGCAAATACTTTGTCAACAAAGCACAGAAAATCACCTTATCCGCTTTGGTTTTTATACCAGTCGCACAGAAACATCAGAGAAACAGGCACTAGAAGCCCTTAAAATTGAGTTAGAAGCCACTCCCAGAGATGAGTTATTAGCTTTGTTTAGAGACGAAGACAATGCCCATAAAATCACTAGAAAAGAAGATTTAGTAAAAAGTGCGATCGAAAAAGTTACCCGTATTCAAGCCATTTCACGGGAAGAAATTTGGGATAAACCGCCTCAAATTCTCGTGACTAACTATTCTATGTTAGAACATATGCTGATTCGTCCTAAAGAAAGACAGGAAATTTTTGAATCATCTCCCCATTTTTCTTTGTTGGTAGTGGATGAAGCCCACAGCTATACGGGTTCAACAGGTACAGAAGTATCAATGCTGATTAAACGTTTAAAATCTGCCGTTGGTATTCAAGAAGAAGGGAAAATGAGGGGTATTGCCACTAGCGCCACTTTGGGAGATAAAAATAAACCCGAATCCAAACAACAAATAAAAGAATTTGCCAACTCCTTATTCAGTGAGTCATTTGAGGACAATATTATTTATGGCGATCGTACCTCTATTGATGAGCGTTTAGGAAAGCCTTACCCATTACCAGAAGCAGAAATTTATCAACATTTAGCCTCCTTAGAATTACCCTCTCTTAACGATTCCCTTGATACATGGCAAGAAGCATTAAGTTCGATCGTACCTTCCCATATCTTAAAACAAACTGTAGGGGTTGAACAGTGTTCAACCCAGAAAAATCCTTCAACCCATAAACATCCTTATCTAAATTACTGCAATTAG
- a CDS encoding anti-sigma factor antagonist (This anti-anti-sigma factor, or anti-sigma factor antagonist, belongs to a family that includes characterized members SpoIIAA, RsbV, RsfA, and RsfB.) translates to MALDINLVIENDVAKIILAGELDGSNAGDFKTKIEEAAASEPTKLVLVMNDLEFMSSAGLRVLVFSKQKMGAGVDVYVVGADEMIIDTIKKTGLHHSLIIQETYE, encoded by the coding sequence ATGGCATTAGATATTAATTTAGTCATCGAAAATGACGTAGCAAAAATCATTTTAGCAGGAGAATTAGACGGTAGTAATGCGGGTGATTTTAAAACTAAAATTGAAGAAGCCGCCGCTTCCGAGCCTACAAAATTAGTATTGGTGATGAATGATTTAGAATTTATGTCTAGTGCTGGTTTAAGGGTATTAGTCTTTTCTAAACAAAAAATGGGCGCAGGGGTTGATGTTTATGTCGTTGGCGCCGATGAAATGATTATAGATACAATCAAAAAAACGGGACTTCATCACAGTTTAATTATTCAAGAAACCTACGAATAA
- a CDS encoding type II toxin-antitoxin system VapC family toxin, translating into MSNFLRCVIDANIGIKRFIDDPLTPKVRQLFDTLYNPQTEIYIPDLFYIEITNIFWKYIRAGIYSNTQFQSDLAIVKAFPLINVSTSELMSDAFQIACNYQISAYDGAYVALSEKVKAPLLTLDRKLVNSLTNSTYQVCFFADFSLLPFS; encoded by the coding sequence ATGAGTAATTTTTTACGGTGTGTTATAGATGCTAATATTGGAATTAAACGATTTATTGATGATCCCCTTACCCCAAAAGTTAGACAACTTTTTGATACTCTGTACAACCCTCAAACAGAAATTTATATCCCTGATTTATTTTACATTGAAATAACTAATATATTTTGGAAGTACATTCGTGCTGGAATTTATTCAAACACTCAATTTCAATCCGATTTAGCGATCGTAAAAGCTTTTCCCTTAATCAATGTTTCTACATCAGAGTTAATGTCAGATGCTTTTCAAATTGCTTGTAATTACCAAATTTCAGCCTATGATGGAGCTTATGTAGCTCTTTCTGAAAAAGTTAAAGCTCCACTATTAACTTTAGATCGAAAGTTAGTTAATTCTTTAACCAATTCTACTTATCAAGTGTGTTTTTTTGCAGATTTTTCTCTGTTGCCTTTTTCCTAA
- a CDS encoding ATP-binding protein: MLEKMTVSATLDSLKTITEFVVNSAKSANLEKKKIYKLRLAIDELATNIISYGYAESNATGDIILECQITENSIEFKIIDCGIAFDPRTKLESEEETIEIPLEERQIGGLGIFLAFDGVDEFAYERQGDRNINTLTIYR; encoded by the coding sequence ATGCTTGAAAAAATGACGGTTTCGGCTACGTTAGATTCTCTCAAAACTATCACCGAATTTGTGGTAAATTCGGCAAAATCAGCTAATTTAGAAAAAAAAAAGATATATAAATTACGTCTTGCCATTGATGAATTAGCGACTAATATTATTAGTTATGGCTATGCAGAATCTAATGCTACTGGTGATATTATTTTAGAGTGTCAAATCACGGAAAATTCGATCGAATTTAAAATTATTGATTGTGGTATAGCATTTGATCCTAGAACTAAACTAGAATCAGAAGAAGAAACCATCGAGATTCCTTTAGAAGAAAGACAAATTGGCGGTTTAGGAATATTTTTGGCTTTTGATGGAGTCGATGAATTTGCTTACGAAAGACAAGGCGATCGAAATATTAATACTTTAACTATTTATCGGTAA
- a CDS encoding putative toxin-antitoxin system toxin component, PIN family codes for MINSSMRLVLDTNILISSILARKSIPAQVLNWAEDNGIILYSTDTLTELFSVLNRKKFAKYIKSEEIEGFSERIKTTWHHVSIIQRVNLCRDKKDDKFIELALNGNASHLITGDSDLLILHPIQDISIFNPRDFWNLINNKLDT; via the coding sequence ATGATTAATTCTTCAATGCGTCTAGTTTTAGACACCAATATTTTAATTAGTTCAATTCTTGCCCGTAAGTCTATTCCTGCACAAGTGTTAAATTGGGCAGAAGATAATGGAATTATTTTATATTCTACAGATACTTTAACAGAATTATTCTCAGTCTTAAATAGGAAAAAGTTTGCCAAATATATTAAATCAGAAGAGATAGAAGGATTCTCTGAGCGCATTAAGACAACGTGGCATCATGTCTCGATTATACAAAGAGTTAATCTTTGTCGAGATAAAAAAGATGATAAATTTATTGAATTAGCGTTAAATGGTAATGCTTCACATCTTATTACGGGGGATAGTGATTTATTAATTTTGCATCCTATTCAAGATATTTCTATTTTTAATCCCCGTGATTTTTGGAATTTAATTAATAATAAATTAGACACATAA